Proteins encoded in a region of the Populus alba chromosome 13, ASM523922v2, whole genome shotgun sequence genome:
- the LOC118042425 gene encoding uncharacterized protein isoform X3: MKFCSSCGKKVSTTREDDEIESCNICGKVLAFPGLRANPRFINGECRDYYRKSQVKTFHGKDCMKKAARETAAAAAKEAWEENFKNCPEELQAAAKEREAAIENFKKVNTWLKPWRFQLLLSLEDQLQITIL; the protein is encoded by the exons ATGAAGTTTTGCAGCTCTTGTGGAAAAAAGGTCTCCACAACTCGCGAAGATGATGAAATcga GTCATGCAATATCTGCGGGAAAGTTTTGGCGTTTCCGGGTCTTAGAGCTAATCCCCGATTTATAAATGGGGAG TGCCGAGACTACTATCGAAAATCCCAAGTGAAAACATTTCACGGGAAAGATTGTATGAAAAAG GCAGCCAGAGAAACAGCTGCAGCTGCTGCCAAGGAAGCTTGGGAGGAGAATTTCAAGAATTGTCCAGAGGAACTGCAAGCTGCTGCAAAGGAGCGTGAAGCAGCtatagaaaatttcaaaaaggtAAATACCTGGTTGAAACCTTGGAGATTCCAGTTACTTTTATCATTGGAAGATCAACTACAGATTACAATCTTGTAA
- the LOC118042425 gene encoding uncharacterized protein isoform X5, with the protein MKFCSSCGKKVSTTREDDEIESCNICGKVLAFPGLRANPRFINGECRDYYRKSQVKTFHGKDCMKKAARETAAAAAKEAWEENFKNCPEELQAAAKEREAAIENFKKGRQH; encoded by the exons ATGAAGTTTTGCAGCTCTTGTGGAAAAAAGGTCTCCACAACTCGCGAAGATGATGAAATcga GTCATGCAATATCTGCGGGAAAGTTTTGGCGTTTCCGGGTCTTAGAGCTAATCCCCGATTTATAAATGGGGAG TGCCGAGACTACTATCGAAAATCCCAAGTGAAAACATTTCACGGGAAAGATTGTATGAAAAAG GCAGCCAGAGAAACAGCTGCAGCTGCTGCCAAGGAAGCTTGGGAGGAGAATTTCAAGAATTGTCCAGAGGAACTGCAAGCTGCTGCAAAGGAGCGTGAAGCAGCtatagaaaatttcaaaaag
- the LOC118042425 gene encoding uncharacterized protein isoform X1, translated as MKFCSSCGKKVSTTREDDEIESCNICGKVLAFPGLRANPRFINGEVVPRLLSKIPSENISRERLYEKGTLMPSSLLLAIAVIIDVIIQDLSRSSIILLSLVSACVQRSCICRSRQPEKQLQLLPRKLGRRISRIVQRNCKLLQRSVKQL; from the exons ATGAAGTTTTGCAGCTCTTGTGGAAAAAAGGTCTCCACAACTCGCGAAGATGATGAAATcga GTCATGCAATATCTGCGGGAAAGTTTTGGCGTTTCCGGGTCTTAGAGCTAATCCCCGATTTATAAATGGGGAG GTAGTGCCGAGACTACTATCGAAAATCCCAAGTGAAAACATTTCACGGGAAAGATTGTATGAAAAAG GAACACTCATGCCATCTTCACTCCTGCTTGCTATTGCTGTTATCATAGATGTTATTATTCAAGATTTGTCTCGTTCTAGTATAATTTTGCTCTCTCTTGTGAGTGCATGTGTTCAGCGATCATGCATATGCAG GAGCAGGCAGCCAGAGAAACAGCTGCAGCTGCTGCCAAGGAAGCTTGGGAGGAGAATTTCAAGAATTGTCCAGAGGAACTGCAAGCTGCTGCAAAGGAGCGTGAAGCAGCtatag
- the LOC118042423 gene encoding multiple C2 domain and transmembrane region protein 14 has translation MAETCTRKLIVEVCNARNLMPKDGQGTASAFATVDFDGQIRRTKTKLRDLNPEWDEKLEFLVHDTDSMAAETLEISLYNDKKIGKRSTFLGKVRIAGSAFVKSGGETLVYYPLEKRSVFSQIKEELGLKVYYIDEDPPAPPAEQKPEEKAPETEENKPAEEAKPDEEKKEEEKKEEPKTESNKEAKKEEEKPSPPPQEENPKKPDEAAPPVKVENLPLVESEKKPSKEKKEKAEIVRRSEVTISDFELRSLTSDRGRSAYDLVDRMSFLYV, from the coding sequence ATGGCAGAAACATGTACAAGGAAACTGATAGTTGAGGTTTGCAATGCCAGAAACTTGATGCCAAAAGATGGCCAAGGAACAGCAAGTGCATTTGCTACTGTAGATTTTGATGGCCAAATAAGGAGAACAAAGACCAAGCTCAGAGATCTGAATCCAGAGTGGGATGAGAAGCTTGAATTTCTTGTCCACGATACTGACTCTATGGCTGCTGAGACTTTAGAGATCAGTCTTTACAATGACAAGAAGATAGGTAAAAGAAGCACTTTTCTGGGAAAAGTACGGATTGCTGGTAGTGCTTTCGTTAAATCTGGAGGAGAGACTCTTGTTTATTATCCGTTGGAGAAACGAAGCGTGTTTTCGCAGATTAAAGAAGAGCTGGGGCTGAAAGTCTATTACATCGATGAAGATCCTCCGGCTCCACCAGCAGAGCAAAAACCTGAGGAGAAGGCACCAGAGACAGAAGAGAATAAGCCAGCAGAAGAGGCGAAACCcgatgaagagaaaaaagaagaggagaagaaagaagagccAAAGACGGAGTCCAATAAAGaggcaaaaaaagaagaggagaaacCAAGTCCACCACCACAAGAGGAGAATCCCAAAAAACCTGACGAGGCAGCTCCTCCAGTTAAAGTGGAGAATCTGCCGTTGGTCGAGAGTGAAAAGAAGCCatcgaaagaaaaaaaggaaaaggcagaGATTGTAAGAAGATCTGAGGTGACAATCAGTGATTTTGAACTCCGGTCTTTAACCAGTGATCGAGGTCGAAGCGCTTATGATTTGGTGGATCGCATGTCGTTTCTCTATGTTTGA
- the LOC118042424 gene encoding LOW QUALITY PROTEIN: multiple C2 domain and transmembrane region protein 14 (The sequence of the model RefSeq protein was modified relative to this genomic sequence to represent the inferred CDS: substituted 2 bases at 2 genomic stop codons), translated as MIGTHSIKTKSQSDKDWDKVFAFDKEGLNSTSLEVSVWTEEKKENEEATQECSLGTVSFDLQEVPKRVPPDSPLAPQWYALESENFAGNEVMLAVWIGTQADEAFQEAWQSDSGGLLPETRAKVYLSPKLWYLRLTVIQTQDLHLGSGKARNPELYVKAQLGAQLFKTGRTSVGSTSSSSANPTWNEDLVFVAAELFEPFLTLTVEDVTNGQSVGHVKIHVASIERRTDDQAELKSRWFNLVGDDTKPYTGRIHVRVCLEGGYHVLDEAAHVTSDVRAAAKQLAKAPIXLLEVGIRGATNLLPVKTKDGTCGTTDAYVVAKYGPKWVRTRTILDRFNPRWNEQYTWDVYDPCTVLTIGVFDNGRYKHDEAAAKQGKDVRVGKVRIRLSTLDTNRVYLNQYSLMVLLPSGAKKMGEIEIAIRFSCSSWLNLIQAYTSLMLPRMHYVKPLGPAQQDILRHMAMHLVTTRLTRSEPPLGXEVVQFMLDSDTHMWSMRKSKANWFRVVGCLTRVATLACWIEGIRTWLHPPTTILIHVLLIAIVLCPHLVLPTIFMYAFLILAFRFRYRQKVPLNMDSRLSYVDMVGLDELDEEFDGFPTTRSQDVVRIRYDRLRALAGGAQTLLGDFASNGERLEALWNWRDLRATGIFVVFCLVASLVFYVVPFKMFVLGSGFYYLRHPRFRDDMPSIPVSFFRRLPSFLDQIL; from the coding sequence ATGATTGGTACACACAGTATCAAAACCAAGAGCCAGAGTGACAAAGACTGGGATAAAGTCTTCGCTTTCGATAAAGAAGGACTGAATTCAACTTCTTTAGAAGTTTCAGTTTGgacagaagagaagaaagagaatgAAGAGGCAACACAAGAGTGTTCTCTGGGTACTGTATCTTTTGATTTGCAAGAGGTGCCCAAGAGAGTGCCCCCGGATAGTCCTTTGGCTCCACAATGGTACGCTTTGGAATCGGAGAACTTTGCGGGAAATGAAGTCATGCTCGCCGTTTGGATTGGGACTCAGGCTGATGAGGCATTTCAAGAGGCTTGGCAATCGGATTCAGGTGGGTTATTACCGGAGACCAGAGCCAAGGTGTATCTGTCGCCAAAGCTTTGGTATTTGAGACTAACGGTTATCCAAACCCAAGATTTGCATTTAGGTTCAGGTAAGGCTCGAAACCCTGAACTTTATGTTAAAGCTCAACTTGGGGCCCAGCTTTTTAAAACAGGTAGGACTTCTGTTGGGTCGACATCTTCTAGCTCGGCTAATCCGACTTGGAATGAGGATTTGGTTTTTGTGGCGGCTGAGTTGTTTGAGCCATTCTTGACTTTGACAGTGGAGGATGTTACTAATGGGCAGTCAGTGGGGCACGTTAAAATACACGTGGCAAGCATAGAAAGGAGGACAGATGATCAGGCAGAGCTTAAATCAAGATGGTTTAATTTGGTAGGTGATGACACCAAACCCTACACGGGAAGGATACACGTGAGAGTGTGTTTAGAAGGTGGGTATCACGTTCTAGATGAGGCAGCTCACGTGACTAGTGATGTTCGAGCAGCAGCTAAACAGCTAGCCAAGGCTCCAATTTGATTGCTTGAAGTTGGAATCCGAGGAGCCACTAATTTGCTTCCTGTGAAAACAAAGGATGGTACCTGTGGGACCACAGATGCTTATGTGGTGGCTAAGTATGGGCCCAAGTGGGTTCGGACCCGTACAATCCTCGATCGATTTAATCCACGGTGGAACGAGCAATACACGTGGGATGTATATGATCCATGCACTGTGCTAACCATTGGTGTATTTGATAATGGAAGGTACAAGCATGATGAAGCTGCAGCAAAACAAGGCAAAGATGTTAGGGTCGGTAAAGTAAGGATCCGTTTATCAACCCTTGATACTAATCGAGTGTACTTGAATCAATATTCTCTTATGGTGTTACTTCCTAGTGGGGCCAAGAAAATGGGAGAGATTGAAATAGCCATTAGATTTTCATGCTCATCCTGGTTAAATCTAATTCAAGCTTACACTTCACTAATGCTGCCTAGAATGCATTATGTGAAGCCTTTGGGTCCAGCCCAACAAGACATTTTACGACATATGGCAATGCATTTGGTTACTACTCGGTTAACCAGGTCCGAGCCACCACTTGGCTAGGAAGTGGTCCAGTTCATGTTGGATAGCGACACACACATGTGGAGCATGAGGAAGAGCAAGGCTAATTGGTTTAGGGTGGTGGGGTGTCTCACACGCGTCGCTACTTTGGCATGTTGGATTGAAGGGATTCGCACCTGGTTGCATCCACCCACTACTATTCTCATACACGTGCTCCTTATAGCTATTGTGTTATGTCCACATCTGGTGCTCCCTACCATATTCATGTATGCCTTCCTGATCTTAGCGTTCAGATTTCGCTACCGTCAAAAGGTCCCACTCAACATGGACTCTAGGCTCTCTTATGTGGACATGGTGGGACTTGATGAGCTTGATGAAGAGTTTGATGGATTCCCAACCACACGATCGCAGGATGTGGTTCGAATCCGATATGATAGGTTGCGAGCACTGGCTGGCGGAGCCCAAACACTCTTAGGTGATTTTGCATCCAACGGGGAGCGCTTAGAAGCTTTATGGAATTGGAGGGATCTAAGGGCTACTGGGATTTTTGTGGTGTTTTGCTTAGTTGCTTCATTGGTATTTTATGTGGTTCCATTTAAGATGTTTGTATTAGGGTCCGGGTTTTATTACCTCCGCCACCCAAGGTTCCGTGATGACATGCCATCAATCCCGGTTAGTTTTTTCAGGCGATTGCCGTCATTTTTGGACCAAATTCTTTAA
- the LOC118042425 gene encoding uncharacterized protein isoform X2, whose amino-acid sequence MKFCSSCGKKVSTTREDDEIESCNICGKVLAFPGLRANPRFINGECRDYYRKSQVKTFHGKDCMKKEQAARETAAAAAKEAWEENFKNCPEELQAAAKEREAAIENFKKVNTWLKPWRFQLLLSLEDQLQITIL is encoded by the exons ATGAAGTTTTGCAGCTCTTGTGGAAAAAAGGTCTCCACAACTCGCGAAGATGATGAAATcga GTCATGCAATATCTGCGGGAAAGTTTTGGCGTTTCCGGGTCTTAGAGCTAATCCCCGATTTATAAATGGGGAG TGCCGAGACTACTATCGAAAATCCCAAGTGAAAACATTTCACGGGAAAGATTGTATGAAAAAG GAGCAGGCAGCCAGAGAAACAGCTGCAGCTGCTGCCAAGGAAGCTTGGGAGGAGAATTTCAAGAATTGTCCAGAGGAACTGCAAGCTGCTGCAAAGGAGCGTGAAGCAGCtatagaaaatttcaaaaaggtAAATACCTGGTTGAAACCTTGGAGATTCCAGTTACTTTTATCATTGGAAGATCAACTACAGATTACAATCTTGTAA
- the LOC118042425 gene encoding uncharacterized protein isoform X4, with product MKFCSSCGKKVSTTREDDEIESCNICGKVLAFPGLRANPRFINGECRDYYRKSQVKTFHGKDCMKKEQAARETAAAAAKEAWEENFKNCPEELQAAAKEREAAIENFKKGRQH from the exons ATGAAGTTTTGCAGCTCTTGTGGAAAAAAGGTCTCCACAACTCGCGAAGATGATGAAATcga GTCATGCAATATCTGCGGGAAAGTTTTGGCGTTTCCGGGTCTTAGAGCTAATCCCCGATTTATAAATGGGGAG TGCCGAGACTACTATCGAAAATCCCAAGTGAAAACATTTCACGGGAAAGATTGTATGAAAAAG GAGCAGGCAGCCAGAGAAACAGCTGCAGCTGCTGCCAAGGAAGCTTGGGAGGAGAATTTCAAGAATTGTCCAGAGGAACTGCAAGCTGCTGCAAAGGAGCGTGAAGCAGCtatagaaaatttcaaaaag